A single window of Solanum dulcamara chromosome 5, daSolDulc1.2, whole genome shotgun sequence DNA harbors:
- the LOC129890583 gene encoding histone H3.2-like, with protein sequence MARTKQTARKSTGGKAPRKQLATKAARKSAPATGGVKKPHRFRPSTVALREIRKYQKSTELLIRKFLFQRLVHEIAQDFKTDLHFQRVFPFDLNLLGSLKLRFLDFS encoded by the coding sequence ATGGCTCGTACAAAGCAAACTGCTCGTAAATCAACTGGAGGCAAAGCTCCAAGGAAGCAATTGGCAACAAAAGCTGCCAGGAAATCTGCTCCAGCTACTGGGGGAGTGAAGAAGCCACACAGATTCAGGCCAAGTACTGTGGCGCTCAGAGAAATCCGAAAGTATCAGAAATCGACTGAACTCCTCATTCGAAAGTTTCTGTTCCAACGTTTGGTTCATGAGATTGCTCAGGATTTCAAGACCGATCTTCATTTCCAGCGAGTTTTTCCTTTCGACTTAAATTTGTTAGGCTCTTTAAAATTaaggtttcttgatttttcttaa